A genomic stretch from Streptomyces venezuelae ATCC 10712 includes:
- a CDS encoding SDR family oxidoreductase — MGHGSRVRCAPMSIAVVTGAGSGIGRSVALALAAAGWSVALAGRRAAALEETAAAAPAGDFLVVPTDVTSADEVAALFTAVRDRYGRVDLLFNNAGTFAGGGVPVEDLDPDTWRAVVDVNLTGAFLCAQAAFRTMKEQEPQGGRIINNGSISAHVPRPHSIAYTATKHAMTGLTKSLSLDGRPYRIACGQLDIGNAATEMTARMQTGILQANGQLAAEPVMDAADVAATVVHMAALPLEANVQFATVMATTMPYIGRG; from the coding sequence ATGGGGCACGGGTCTCGCGTACGCTGCGCGCCCATGAGCATCGCAGTGGTGACGGGAGCGGGATCGGGCATCGGCCGCAGTGTGGCCCTCGCCCTGGCGGCGGCCGGCTGGTCGGTGGCCCTGGCGGGCCGCCGCGCGGCCGCGCTGGAGGAGACGGCGGCGGCCGCGCCGGCCGGGGACTTCCTGGTCGTCCCCACGGACGTCACCTCGGCGGACGAGGTCGCGGCCCTCTTCACGGCGGTACGGGACCGCTACGGCCGCGTCGACCTGCTCTTCAACAACGCCGGTACGTTCGCGGGCGGCGGCGTCCCCGTCGAGGACCTGGACCCGGACACCTGGCGGGCGGTGGTCGACGTCAACCTGACGGGCGCGTTCCTGTGCGCCCAGGCGGCCTTCCGCACCATGAAGGAACAGGAACCGCAGGGCGGCCGCATCATCAACAACGGCTCGATCTCCGCGCACGTGCCGCGCCCGCACTCGATCGCGTACACGGCGACGAAGCACGCGATGACGGGCCTCACCAAGTCCCTGTCGCTCGACGGCCGCCCGTACCGCATCGCGTGCGGTCAGCTCGACATCGGCAACGCGGCGACGGAGATGACCGCCCGGATGCAGACCGGCATCCTCCAGGCCAACGGACAGCTGGCGGCGGAGCCGGTGATGGACGCGGCGGACGTGGCGGCGACGGTGGTGCACATGGCGGCCCTGCCGCTGGAGGCGAACGTGCAGTTCGCGACGGTGATGGCCACGACGATGCCGTACATCGGCCGGGGATAA
- a CDS encoding response regulator transcription factor, protein MTGPDGTETPTTLLIADDDEVTRTGLRMLLAAQPGIEVVGEAADGVEVVEQARRLRPDVVLMDVRMPRRDGIEATRRLLAGTDEPAGPGGGPAPAPPKVVVITTFENDDHVTAALSAGASGFVLKRLPVRQIAEAVRVVAAGEAILFPATLRRMVAVRPLDSAAALPRAALTGREEEVLRLMATGLSNPEIAESLTVSLETVKTHVGNVLTKLGAQNRTHAVVIAYESGLVVPGFTG, encoded by the coding sequence ATGACCGGCCCCGACGGCACCGAGACCCCGACGACGCTCCTGATCGCGGACGACGACGAGGTGACCCGTACCGGTCTGCGGATGCTGCTCGCCGCACAGCCGGGCATCGAGGTGGTCGGGGAGGCCGCCGACGGCGTCGAGGTGGTCGAGCAGGCGCGGCGGCTGCGGCCTGACGTGGTCCTGATGGACGTACGGATGCCCCGCCGCGACGGGATCGAGGCGACCCGCCGGCTCCTCGCGGGGACGGACGAGCCGGCGGGGCCGGGGGGCGGCCCCGCCCCGGCGCCGCCGAAGGTCGTCGTGATCACCACCTTCGAGAACGACGACCACGTCACCGCCGCGCTCAGCGCCGGTGCCAGCGGATTCGTGCTCAAGCGGCTTCCGGTCCGGCAGATCGCGGAGGCGGTGCGGGTGGTGGCGGCGGGCGAGGCGATCCTCTTCCCCGCGACCCTGCGCCGGATGGTCGCCGTCCGTCCGCTGGACTCCGCGGCGGCGCTGCCGAGGGCGGCGCTGACCGGACGGGAGGAGGAGGTGCTGCGGCTGATGGCCACGGGCCTGTCCAACCCGGAGATCGCGGAGTCCCTCACCGTGAGCCTGGAGACGGTCAAGACGCACGTCGGGAACGTGCTGACCAAACTCGGCGCGCAGAACCGGACGCACGCGGTGGTCATCGCGTACGAGTCGGGCCTGGTCGTACCGGGCTTCACCGGCTGA
- a CDS encoding sensor histidine kinase: MIKALRPLLRRSTYTGALFAYAAALASLPLLSFALLPALAWRSAPEGVLFGVVLVVWAALIALVGLARTTRRVLVLAARRLLHVVLPAPSAARPPGTPPGAGQRWRTPLWLLLHVTVGWTGALASGLLLFLAVALPGGWLRAELALSLFGRSTRVTGGWQSWAAALGCLLLAAVVCVLVTRALRWSAPRLLGPSTTERLALAAERERRLAERNRLAHELHDSIGHTLTTTTIQAAVAGELMSTDPVAARAALRSIEESARAALEDLDYVLGVLREREAEKAGTGTAAPIRTLADLPELLERVRHTGAVVEWERSGDPARVRGTLSRAAYRIVQEGLTNAVRHGSGGPITVRVAAGPDALELAVVNETGAAPRTGRPRAFPTSGHGLPGLTERVRLLHGEIDAGPDGPRHWRLAVRLPVRLSA, translated from the coding sequence ATGATCAAGGCACTCCGGCCGCTGCTGCGCCGTTCCACGTACACGGGCGCGCTGTTCGCCTACGCGGCCGCCCTCGCGAGCCTCCCCCTGCTGTCCTTCGCGCTGCTTCCGGCGCTGGCCTGGCGATCGGCCCCCGAGGGCGTCCTGTTCGGCGTGGTTCTGGTCGTCTGGGCCGCGCTGATCGCGCTGGTCGGCCTGGCCCGCACCACACGGCGGGTGCTGGTCCTGGCCGCCCGCCGACTGCTGCACGTGGTCCTGCCCGCGCCCTCGGCCGCCCGCCCGCCCGGGACGCCCCCCGGGGCCGGGCAGCGCTGGCGGACTCCTCTCTGGCTGCTGCTGCACGTGACCGTCGGCTGGACGGGTGCGCTCGCGAGCGGGCTGCTGCTCTTCCTCGCCGTGGCCCTTCCCGGGGGCTGGCTCCGGGCCGAGCTGGCGTTGAGCCTGTTCGGCCGGTCCACGCGGGTGACGGGCGGCTGGCAGAGCTGGGCCGCGGCGCTCGGCTGTCTGCTGCTCGCCGCGGTCGTCTGCGTCCTCGTGACGCGCGCGCTGCGGTGGTCGGCGCCCCGGCTCCTCGGGCCGTCGACGACCGAGCGGCTCGCGCTCGCGGCCGAGCGGGAGCGGCGGCTCGCCGAACGCAACCGGCTGGCCCACGAGTTGCACGACTCCATCGGGCACACGCTGACGACGACCACGATCCAGGCCGCGGTGGCGGGCGAGCTGATGTCCACCGACCCGGTGGCGGCGCGGGCCGCCCTGCGCAGCATCGAGGAGTCCGCCAGGGCCGCGTTGGAGGACCTGGACTACGTCCTCGGCGTCCTGCGCGAGCGCGAGGCGGAGAAGGCCGGGACCGGTACGGCCGCGCCGATCCGCACCTTGGCCGACCTGCCCGAGCTGCTCGAACGGGTCCGGCACACGGGCGCGGTGGTGGAGTGGGAGCGGTCGGGGGACCCGGCGCGGGTGCGGGGGACGCTCTCCCGGGCCGCGTACCGGATCGTCCAGGAGGGGCTGACCAACGCCGTCCGGCACGGCTCCGGCGGCCCGATCACGGTACGGGTGGCGGCCGGCCCGGACGCGCTGGAGCTGGCCGTGGTCAACGAGACGGGGGCCGCGCCGCGTACGGGCCGGCCGCGGGCCTTCCCGACCTCCGGGCACGGGCTGCCCGGTCTCACCGAGCGCGTACGCCTCCTGCACGGCGAGATCGACGCAGGACCGGACGGGCCGAGGCACTGGCGGCTCGCGGTCAGGCTGCCCGTACGGTTGTCGGCATGA
- a CDS encoding serine hydrolase domain-containing protein — protein MSTRAMKTGTSRFRLSRPRKGLRRGGAAAAAAVVAAVMTAGALAPPAAVAATRPDAVQQGLNALVRGGQPAALASVEDAGGRARTYTAGVGDLATGAKVPRDGQVRIGSNTKTFTAVVVLQLVGEGKIGLDGWVDTYLPGVVRGKGLDGGKITVRQLLQHTSGIPDYGADISDEEMLHRYFEPRDLVDVALKHGAEFEPGKKWSYSNTNYVLAGLIVQKVTGRPLAEEIDRRIVRRIGLRHTYFPGQGDRGIREAHPKGYHRMKKGEPLRDVTRLDPSAGWAAGQMISTNSDLNRFFGELIGGDRLLREAQRKQMRTTVPIAGTEFHYGLGLMKRPLSCGGFYWGHGGDITGYETRGGVTDDGRAANVAVTSIPTEAEAVKGVTGVVDTALCG, from the coding sequence ATGAGCACGCGAGCGATGAAGACGGGGACGTCGAGGTTCCGCCTCTCCCGACCGCGGAAGGGTCTCCGGCGCGGGGGCGCCGCGGCCGCGGCGGCGGTGGTCGCCGCGGTGATGACGGCGGGCGCGCTCGCGCCGCCCGCGGCGGTCGCCGCGACTCGGCCGGACGCCGTGCAGCAGGGCCTGAACGCCCTGGTGCGCGGGGGCCAGCCGGCGGCGCTGGCGAGCGTCGAGGACGCCGGGGGCCGCGCCCGTACGTACACCGCGGGGGTCGGAGACCTGGCCACGGGCGCGAAGGTGCCCAGGGACGGCCAGGTGAGGATCGGCAGCAACACCAAGACGTTCACCGCGGTGGTGGTGCTGCAGCTGGTCGGCGAGGGGAAGATCGGCCTCGACGGGTGGGTCGACACGTACCTGCCGGGGGTGGTGCGGGGGAAGGGCCTCGACGGAGGGAAGATCACCGTACGTCAGCTGCTGCAGCACACGAGCGGGATTCCGGACTACGGGGCGGACATCAGCGACGAGGAGATGCTGCACCGGTACTTCGAGCCGCGTGATCTCGTGGACGTGGCGCTCAAGCACGGGGCCGAGTTCGAACCGGGGAAGAAGTGGAGCTACAGCAACACGAACTACGTGCTGGCGGGCCTGATCGTCCAGAAGGTGACGGGGCGCCCGCTGGCCGAGGAGATCGACCGCCGCATCGTGCGGAGGATCGGACTGCGGCACACGTACTTCCCTGGGCAGGGGGACAGGGGCATCAGGGAGGCGCACCCGAAGGGCTACCACCGGATGAAGAAGGGTGAGCCGCTGCGGGACGTCACACGGCTCGACCCCTCGGCCGGCTGGGCGGCGGGGCAGATGATCTCGACGAACTCGGACCTGAACCGCTTCTTCGGCGAGCTGATCGGCGGCGACCGCCTGCTGCGCGAGGCGCAGCGGAAGCAGATGCGGACGACGGTCCCGATCGCGGGGACGGAGTTCCACTACGGGTTGGGGCTCATGAAGAGGCCGCTGTCGTGCGGAGGCTTCTACTGGGGCCACGGCGGCGACATCACGGGCTACGAGACCAGGGGCGGGGTCACGGACGACGGACGGGCGGCGAACGTGGCGGTGACGAGCATCCCGACGGAGGCGGAGGCCGTGAAGGGGGTGACCGGGGTGGTGGACACGGCTTTGTGCGGGTGA
- a CDS encoding VOC family protein, with amino-acid sequence MSRHFQVTFDAHDPGALSVFWGEVLGYVHPGPPGVELPEGADALAAWDEFLAKMGVPEEQRNSRSALEDPDGEGPRIFFQQVPEGKAAKNRVHLDVRAAPGLEGEERMAALEAECARLVALGAERLRRFEPDPPMSTGWIVMADPEGNEFCLD; translated from the coding sequence ATGAGCCGCCACTTCCAGGTCACCTTCGACGCCCATGACCCCGGGGCCCTGTCGGTCTTCTGGGGTGAGGTGCTGGGGTACGTCCACCCCGGCCCGCCCGGAGTCGAACTGCCCGAGGGCGCCGACGCGCTGGCCGCCTGGGACGAGTTCCTCGCGAAGATGGGCGTACCGGAGGAGCAGCGCAACTCGCGGTCGGCCCTGGAGGACCCCGACGGGGAGGGGCCCCGGATCTTCTTCCAGCAGGTGCCGGAGGGCAAGGCGGCCAAGAACCGCGTCCACCTCGACGTCAGGGCGGCGCCCGGTCTCGAGGGGGAGGAGCGGATGGCGGCCCTGGAGGCCGAGTGCGCCCGGCTCGTGGCGCTGGGCGCCGAGCGGCTGCGCCGCTTCGAGCCCGACCCGCCGATGAGCACCGGGTGGATCGTGATGGCCGACCCGGAGGGCAACGAGTTCTGCCTGGACTGA